From a single Kingella potus genomic region:
- a CDS encoding L,D-transpeptidase family protein: MKKAAVLFFVLTAAAAALWLCLDRSSSGLSRRQQTLLQQPALPPATKIARLVVRKSAHEMDAYDASGRLLKTYPVALGRQPVGHKQFEGDGKTPEGRYTIDSRNAQSGYHKNLGISYPNRADRARAAAAGKSPGGDIKIHGLKNGLGQIGAQHLRFDWTEGCIAVTDREIDELYALVQPHAPIDILP; the protein is encoded by the coding sequence ATGAAAAAAGCCGCCGTCTTGTTTTTCGTCCTTACCGCCGCCGCTGCCGCCCTCTGGCTCTGCCTTGACCGCAGCAGCAGCGGCCTGAGCCGACGGCAGCAAACCCTGCTGCAACAGCCCGCCCTGCCGCCCGCAACGAAAATCGCCAGACTCGTCGTGCGCAAGAGTGCGCACGAAATGGATGCCTACGACGCATCCGGCCGCCTGCTGAAAACCTACCCCGTCGCCCTCGGCAGGCAGCCCGTCGGACACAAACAGTTTGAAGGCGACGGCAAAACCCCCGAAGGCCGCTACACCATCGACAGCCGCAACGCGCAAAGCGGCTACCATAAAAACCTCGGCATTTCCTATCCGAACCGTGCCGACCGCGCCCGCGCCGCCGCAGCGGGGAAAAGCCCGGGCGGCGACATCAAAATCCACGGTCTGAAAAACGGCCTCGGACAAATCGGCGCACAGCACCTGCGCTTCGACTGGACCGAAGGCTGCATCGCCGTAACCGACCGCGAAATCGACGAACTCTACGCCCTCGTGCAGCCGCACGCCCCAATCGACATCCTGCCGTAA
- a CDS encoding phosphoglycerate kinase, with the protein MSFLKLTDQNVAGKTVLIRADMNVPFKDGKISDDTRIRASLASIRYCLDNGASVIVMTHLGRPTEGEFRPEDDVAPVAAHLGGLLGKEIKVLNDWRENKPVLQAGEAAMLQNVRINKGEKKNDAELGKAYAALCDVFVNDAFGTAHRAQASTEAVAQAAPLSCAGVLMAGELDALGKALKNPARPMAAVVAGSKVSTKLTILESLADKVDLLIVGGGIANTFLLAAGKPIGKSLAEHDLAEESKKIMAKMAAKGGSVPLPVDVAVAKEFAADAEATVKNIDEVAADDMILDIGPQSAAELAALLKQAGTIVWNGPVGVFEFDQFAGGTKALAEAVAQSSGFSIAGGGDTLAAVAKFGVTEQIGYISTGGGAFLEFLEGKELPAVAALEKRGA; encoded by the coding sequence ATGAGCTTTCTCAAACTCACCGATCAAAACGTTGCCGGCAAAACCGTACTCATCCGCGCCGATATGAACGTGCCGTTTAAAGACGGCAAAATCAGCGACGACACGCGCATCCGCGCATCCCTCGCCTCCATCCGATACTGCCTCGACAACGGCGCATCCGTCATCGTGATGACCCACCTCGGCCGCCCCACCGAGGGCGAGTTCCGCCCCGAAGACGATGTTGCCCCCGTGGCCGCGCATCTGGGCGGCCTGCTGGGCAAAGAAATCAAAGTGTTAAACGACTGGCGCGAAAACAAACCCGTTTTGCAGGCAGGCGAAGCGGCCATGCTGCAAAACGTGCGCATCAACAAGGGCGAAAAGAAAAACGATGCCGAACTGGGCAAAGCATACGCCGCCTTGTGCGATGTGTTTGTCAACGACGCATTCGGCACGGCACACCGCGCCCAAGCCTCCACCGAAGCCGTGGCGCAGGCCGCACCGCTTTCCTGTGCGGGCGTATTGATGGCGGGCGAACTCGACGCACTGGGCAAAGCCCTGAAAAACCCCGCCCGCCCGATGGCCGCCGTAGTGGCCGGCAGCAAGGTTTCCACCAAACTCACCATCCTCGAATCGCTGGCCGACAAGGTTGACCTGCTGATTGTCGGCGGCGGCATCGCCAACACCTTTTTGCTGGCTGCGGGCAAGCCCATCGGCAAATCGCTGGCCGAACACGATTTGGCGGAAGAGTCGAAAAAAATCATGGCCAAAATGGCGGCCAAAGGCGGCAGCGTACCCCTGCCCGTTGACGTGGCCGTTGCCAAAGAATTTGCCGCCGATGCAGAAGCCACAGTAAAAAACATCGACGAAGTGGCGGCCGACGACATGATTCTCGACATCGGCCCCCAATCCGCCGCCGAACTCGCCGCGCTCTTGAAACAGGCCGGCACCATCGTGTGGAACGGCCCGGTAGGCGTGTTTGAATTCGACCAATTCGCAGGCGGCACCAAAGCTCTGGCCGAAGCCGTCGCCCAAAGCAGCGGCTTCTCCATCGCCGGCGGCGGCGACACGCTGGCGGCCGTGGCCAAATTCGGCGTAACGGAGCAAATCGGCTACATCTCCACCGGCGGCGGCGCGTTTCTCGAATTTCTCGAAGGCAAAGAGCTGCCCGCCGTAGCCGCGCTGGAAAAACGCGGCGCGTAA